The following are from one region of the Candidatus Hydrogenedentota bacterium genome:
- a CDS encoding translation initiation inhibitor, whose product MSRMDSQVAILESTGVSVSVSSFYVSDGASEYHLLIRPLDIGTVEEQLDRIEVAYSEALFELELHRNTAVTRRFYCSDVQNARHALKAHALSNPRAAGEPCAASWIGQAPMPPAKVSMWAYHISDELTPLIKSQSDSTTILKRGELAHHWTAGLVNTVESSPYGQTQGIFHDYLEHLSRHNLRLADHVVRTWFYVQDVDSNYGGMVSARKEIFLKHGLTADTHFIASTGIEGRSSDIRAKVMLDSYAIAGLRPGQVEYIAALDHLSPTHVYGVTFERATSVAYQDRKHIFISGTASIDKDGNIVHAGDVGHQLERTLENVEALLEQAGSSLEDMRIFLVYVRDPSDQTFALNRMRERFGDVPIEVVVAPVCRPGWLIEVEGVAVVQSCNPDLPRF is encoded by the coding sequence ATGTCGCGAATGGATTCGCAAGTGGCGATACTGGAATCGACAGGAGTCTCGGTAAGCGTTTCGAGTTTCTACGTATCTGATGGAGCGAGTGAGTACCATCTGCTCATACGCCCATTGGACATTGGAACCGTCGAAGAGCAACTGGACCGAATAGAGGTGGCTTACAGCGAGGCGCTTTTCGAACTGGAGCTGCATCGCAACACCGCCGTGACTCGGCGATTCTATTGCAGCGACGTTCAAAATGCTCGCCATGCGTTGAAGGCGCATGCTCTTTCCAACCCTCGCGCCGCCGGAGAGCCGTGTGCGGCATCATGGATCGGTCAAGCGCCGATGCCGCCCGCCAAGGTTTCGATGTGGGCCTATCACATTAGCGATGAGCTTACGCCTCTTATAAAGTCACAATCGGATTCGACGACCATCCTAAAGCGCGGAGAATTAGCGCATCACTGGACCGCTGGATTGGTGAACACTGTCGAGTCTTCTCCATATGGCCAGACACAGGGGATCTTCCACGACTATCTGGAACACTTGTCGCGTCACAACTTGCGCTTGGCGGACCACGTGGTCCGGACGTGGTTCTACGTACAAGACGTCGATTCCAACTACGGAGGAATGGTTTCGGCGCGTAAGGAAATCTTCCTTAAGCACGGACTGACTGCCGATACGCACTTCATTGCGAGCACCGGAATCGAAGGCCGGTCAAGCGATATTAGAGCCAAAGTCATGTTGGATTCGTATGCCATAGCAGGGCTGCGTCCCGGGCAGGTTGAGTACATTGCGGCCTTGGATCACTTGAGTCCAACACATGTATATGGAGTGACGTTTGAACGGGCGACTTCCGTGGCGTACCAAGATCGTAAACACATATTCATCTCAGGCACGGCCAGCATTGACAAAGACGGAAATATCGTGCACGCGGGAGACGTAGGCCACCAACTCGAACGGACCCTGGAAAATGTCGAGGCGCTCTTGGAACAGGCCGGCTCCAGCCTGGAGGATATGCGGATCTTCCTCGTGTACGTGCGCGACCCAAGCGACCAGACTTTCGCGCTGAATAGAATGCGTGAACGATTTGGAGATGTGCCAATCGAGGTCGTTGTGGCGCCCGTGTGCAGACCGGGCTGGCTCATCGAAGTCGAAGGCGTCGCCGTCGTCCAGTCATGTAACCCGGACCTGCCGCGTTTCTAA
- a CDS encoding PPC domain-containing protein, whose translation MIKLMQSILVLTLLACTAAWGQAARKDPHIGYVYPAGGACGATIEVTVGGQMLRGAKDVYVSGEGIQGTVVKFFPPLGNVKKEEYEELVRVMKELREKRMAEKEGRAVANADDAKPAEMMTDEGETVGIPQHPLLYKLEEMSLRQLDHVQHEIVYYRRRQMNAQIAESVVVQLSIAPDAAPGSREIRIVTPAGLTNPMRFEVSAMHEARELEPNEAAVYTPRVQDPPETVPVVFNGQIQPGDVDRLRFHARKGQHLVLCAEARQLIPYLADAVPGWFQATLTVYDSRGHEVAYSDDYQFRPDPVILFEVPKDDDYEVEIRDSIYRGRDDFVYRVVVSEQPFIIQMFPLGTTSGNTTLASLSGWNLASSQLRLSADTEGPAIRETRLKQGALLSNAMDYEVSALTNGVEAEPNDSFDSPQQVTAPLVVDGRIDRPGDADIYAIEGQAGQEVVAEIVARRLGSPLDSMLRVMDAGGKVIAANDDTEDPGAGLLTHHADSYVRTALPSNGTYFVTVSDTQHAGGETYAYRLRVSPPMPDFALRVTPSSINIPAGRTAAICVHVLRKDGFEGAIDVRLASAPEGFELNGATIPEGRDSIRMTLMAAANPTQKPVRIQIEGRARIGEEVVRRMAEPSEDMMQAFIYRHLTPSQDLLVDVMGSRFKGRPVQVAGILPVRIPSGGSAQVLVNTPKFPELAEVRLELVEPPSGIALGEVTAQPEGLSFVLKADKASSKVGDTDNVIVEAYLNPAPDAEGKGTRKQRVSLGVLPAIPIQVVEK comes from the coding sequence ATGATAAAGCTTATGCAATCGATTCTCGTGCTGACTTTGCTGGCCTGTACGGCCGCGTGGGGACAGGCCGCACGTAAGGATCCTCACATCGGATATGTGTACCCCGCTGGGGGAGCTTGCGGCGCAACAATCGAGGTGACCGTCGGCGGTCAAATGCTGCGCGGCGCGAAGGATGTCTATGTCTCTGGCGAGGGCATTCAAGGCACGGTGGTGAAGTTCTTCCCTCCTCTGGGCAATGTAAAGAAAGAAGAGTACGAGGAACTTGTGCGCGTTATGAAGGAACTGCGCGAGAAGCGCATGGCAGAAAAGGAAGGCCGGGCCGTCGCAAATGCCGACGATGCGAAACCCGCAGAAATGATGACCGACGAAGGCGAGACGGTCGGCATTCCGCAACACCCGTTGCTGTACAAGCTGGAGGAAATGAGCCTGCGCCAGTTGGACCACGTACAACACGAGATCGTCTATTACCGCCGGCGTCAGATGAATGCGCAGATCGCGGAATCGGTCGTTGTACAACTCAGCATTGCACCGGATGCCGCGCCGGGAAGTCGTGAGATTCGAATCGTTACACCCGCTGGCCTGACGAATCCAATGCGATTCGAAGTCTCGGCGATGCACGAAGCGCGCGAATTGGAGCCTAACGAGGCGGCCGTGTACACGCCACGTGTTCAAGATCCGCCGGAAACTGTCCCCGTCGTCTTCAATGGTCAGATACAGCCGGGCGACGTAGACCGCCTTCGATTTCATGCGCGCAAAGGGCAGCACTTGGTACTCTGCGCGGAGGCGCGTCAACTGATTCCGTATTTGGCGGATGCGGTGCCGGGGTGGTTCCAAGCGACTCTGACGGTTTACGACAGCCGAGGTCACGAAGTCGCATATTCGGATGACTATCAGTTCCGTCCCGATCCGGTGATACTCTTTGAGGTGCCGAAAGACGACGATTACGAAGTTGAGATACGGGACTCGATCTATCGAGGAAGAGACGACTTTGTGTACCGCGTAGTCGTCAGTGAACAGCCGTTTATCATTCAGATGTTTCCGCTGGGCACAACTTCGGGGAATACTACACTCGCCTCACTTTCCGGCTGGAACCTCGCGTCTTCTCAACTTCGCTTATCGGCGGACACAGAAGGCCCCGCGATTCGAGAAACGCGATTAAAGCAAGGGGCACTCTTGTCCAATGCGATGGACTATGAGGTAAGCGCTCTAACGAATGGCGTTGAAGCGGAGCCCAATGACAGCTTTGACTCGCCGCAGCAGGTCACAGCCCCTCTTGTCGTTGACGGGCGTATCGATAGGCCCGGAGATGCCGACATATACGCAATTGAAGGCCAAGCAGGACAGGAAGTCGTCGCGGAGATTGTCGCGCGGCGCCTGGGCTCTCCGCTTGACTCCATGCTGCGAGTCATGGACGCAGGCGGCAAGGTGATCGCTGCCAACGACGACACCGAGGACCCTGGAGCAGGCTTGCTCACGCATCACGCTGACTCGTATGTGAGGACGGCTCTCCCCTCGAATGGTACGTATTTTGTCACAGTGAGTGACACGCAGCACGCTGGAGGAGAGACCTATGCCTATCGGCTGCGCGTCTCCCCTCCCATGCCGGATTTTGCGTTGCGGGTGACGCCATCCAGCATCAATATCCCTGCCGGGCGGACAGCCGCGATATGCGTGCATGTGCTGCGCAAGGACGGCTTTGAGGGCGCCATCGATGTGCGGTTGGCAAGCGCGCCGGAAGGGTTCGAGTTGAACGGCGCGACGATTCCTGAAGGCCGCGATTCCATTCGCATGACGCTTATGGCGGCCGCTAATCCGACTCAAAAACCCGTGCGAATCCAAATTGAAGGCCGTGCCCGGATTGGCGAGGAAGTAGTGCGCCGTATGGCGGAGCCCTCGGAAGACATGATGCAGGCCTTCATCTATCGTCACTTGACTCCGTCTCAAGATCTATTAGTCGATGTAATGGGCTCGCGTTTCAAGGGTCGTCCCGTACAGGTGGCGGGCATACTGCCTGTACGTATACCCAGCGGCGGCTCGGCTCAAGTGCTCGTGAATACGCCCAAGTTTCCAGAGCTGGCGGAAGTTCGTTTGGAACTGGTTGAACCGCCGTCCGGCATAGCCTTGGGTGAAGTGACAGCGCAACCGGAGGGATTGTCTTTCGTACTCAAGGCCGACAAGGCTTCGTCCAAGGTTGGAGACACGGACAATGTCATTGTGGAAGCCTATCTAAACCCAGCGCCTGATGCCGAAGGGAAAGGCACGCGCAAGCAACGTGTGTCACTCGGTGTTTTACCTGCAATACCCATTCAAGTGGTGGAGAAATAG
- a CDS encoding DUF1501 domain-containing protein, with protein sequence MRAQHESTEISRREALRRGLIAATAFAFAPGFGRPAFGASTTPSKAKAVIQIWMWGGPCHLDTFDPKPGAGYDFCGPLNKPISTKASGIQICELLPLLAQQADKYSIIRSMTHGSFAHETASYIVQTGHQPDRLVYPNMGAVVAMLKGYEHGYTGLIPPYVVLNESQGRFSEAGFLGERFKPFVTGGDPNQARFIVEGIVAPGITDERQQARKALLGALDTFGNAMTGNAHLERFDEAEARAYEMMFGETRKLFDLSQETNEVREKYGRNTFGQSCLMARRLVESGVPYVTINYKGWDTHKQHFEIMRRKLPEMDQGMATLIQDLSDRGLLDSTIVWWGGEFGRTPKIDWGAPWNGGRGHYGNCFCSMVAGGGFKGGHAVGKSSARGEEVADRPVYPHDLIRTMYKLMGIDPDSPLTNPQGLDTLVMPAKMEGMEGGGWLREIA encoded by the coding sequence ATGAGGGCGCAACACGAGAGCACGGAGATATCCCGCCGGGAAGCACTTCGCCGAGGCTTGATCGCCGCAACGGCCTTCGCATTTGCTCCAGGTTTTGGCCGGCCTGCATTTGGTGCAAGCACTACGCCTTCCAAGGCGAAGGCCGTGATTCAAATCTGGATGTGGGGCGGACCTTGCCACTTGGACACATTCGACCCGAAACCAGGCGCGGGATACGACTTCTGTGGTCCCTTGAACAAGCCGATTTCAACGAAGGCGAGCGGCATCCAAATCTGCGAGCTGCTGCCATTGCTGGCACAACAGGCCGACAAATACTCGATCATTCGAAGCATGACCCATGGTAGTTTTGCCCACGAGACCGCCTCGTACATCGTACAGACCGGGCACCAACCGGATCGCCTCGTCTATCCGAACATGGGCGCGGTGGTTGCAATGCTCAAAGGGTACGAGCATGGCTACACCGGCCTAATTCCTCCTTACGTGGTATTGAACGAGTCTCAGGGTCGTTTCTCCGAAGCGGGATTCCTGGGCGAGCGCTTCAAGCCTTTCGTGACGGGCGGCGATCCGAATCAAGCGCGATTCATTGTGGAGGGGATTGTGGCACCGGGGATAACTGACGAGCGGCAACAGGCTCGCAAGGCGTTGCTCGGGGCTCTGGATACGTTTGGAAATGCGATGACCGGGAATGCCCATTTGGAGCGATTCGATGAGGCTGAGGCCCGGGCTTACGAAATGATGTTTGGCGAAACACGAAAGCTGTTCGACCTTTCGCAGGAAACGAACGAGGTGCGAGAGAAGTATGGCCGCAACACGTTTGGACAGTCGTGCTTGATGGCGAGACGCCTGGTGGAAAGCGGTGTGCCCTACGTAACGATCAACTACAAAGGTTGGGATACGCACAAGCAGCATTTCGAAATCATGCGACGCAAATTGCCGGAGATGGACCAGGGCATGGCGACGCTAATCCAGGACCTCTCTGACAGAGGTTTGCTTGACAGCACGATTGTGTGGTGGGGCGGAGAGTTCGGACGCACGCCGAAAATTGATTGGGGTGCGCCGTGGAACGGCGGTCGCGGACACTATGGCAATTGCTTCTGCAGCATGGTTGCAGGTGGAGGGTTTAAGGGTGGGCATGCCGTCGGGAAATCGAGCGCGCGCGGTGAAGAAGTTGCAGATCGGCCCGTATATCCGCACGACCTGATACGAACGATGTACAAATTGATGGGAATCGACCCTGACAGTCCTCTTACTAATCCGCAGGGCCTTGATACGCTGGTTATGCCCGCCAAGATGGAAGGCATGGAAGGCGGTGGCTGGTTGCGCGAGATTGCATAG
- a CDS encoding DUF1549 and DUF1553 domain-containing protein, which produces MRILAVLAIGILASRTALGVDNPIVSPFETDSAVVQATAVDSLVQTALQQHGIEPANVCSDEVFVRRVYLDVIGTLPSQPEILIFLTSPAPDRRAKLIEALLEREEFADYWALKWCDLLRVKAEFPINLWPNAVQAYHRWIRDSIRANKPYDEFARELLTSSGSNFRVPPVNFYRAVQGRTPQGLAAATALTFMGTRLEHWSEKDRADLSVFFSRVAYKKTDEWKEEIVVLDPTATEPLNAVFPGGTTVTIPATEDPRVVFADWLITPENPWFTKAAVNRVWSWLMGRGIIHEPDDIRPDNPPVNLELLSYLEKEFVESKYDLKQLFRVILNSRTYQQSPISRSTSPEAEALFAHYMVRRIDAEVVADALNWICGSGEEYQSLIPEPYTNIPEELRTIALADASITSPMLEVFGRSPRDTGLESERDNQPSDRLCLHMLNSTHIQRKIMTSSRIRQLVATSKGDSREAIRTVYLTVLSRYPTDAEIATVIDYAWDQGGKADQTALDLVWALVNSKEFLYRH; this is translated from the coding sequence ATGCGGATACTCGCAGTGCTTGCGATAGGCATTCTGGCCTCTCGCACCGCGCTTGGGGTGGACAATCCTATCGTATCGCCCTTCGAGACCGATTCGGCTGTTGTTCAGGCAACTGCTGTGGATAGCCTGGTTCAGACAGCGCTGCAACAACACGGTATAGAACCGGCAAACGTGTGCTCCGATGAAGTCTTTGTTCGCCGCGTGTATTTGGATGTTATTGGCACGCTGCCGAGTCAACCAGAAATTCTGATCTTTCTGACCAGCCCAGCACCGGATCGCCGGGCTAAGCTCATCGAAGCCCTGTTGGAACGGGAAGAGTTCGCGGATTACTGGGCGCTAAAATGGTGCGACCTTCTGCGCGTCAAAGCGGAGTTTCCCATCAACCTTTGGCCGAATGCCGTTCAGGCCTATCACCGCTGGATTCGCGACTCCATTCGAGCCAACAAGCCTTACGACGAATTCGCACGCGAACTGTTAACGTCAAGTGGCAGCAACTTCCGGGTACCACCAGTCAATTTCTATCGCGCCGTGCAGGGCAGGACTCCACAGGGTTTGGCCGCGGCTACGGCTCTGACCTTCATGGGGACGCGACTCGAGCATTGGTCCGAGAAGGATCGGGCGGATCTTTCGGTCTTCTTTTCCCGCGTGGCATACAAGAAGACGGATGAGTGGAAAGAGGAGATCGTCGTGCTCGATCCTACGGCGACCGAACCTCTGAATGCCGTGTTTCCCGGCGGTACAACGGTGACGATTCCTGCAACTGAAGACCCGCGAGTGGTATTTGCGGATTGGTTGATCACCCCCGAGAATCCGTGGTTCACGAAAGCTGCCGTCAATCGAGTATGGTCGTGGCTGATGGGACGTGGAATCATCCACGAACCCGATGACATCCGGCCAGACAATCCGCCCGTCAATCTCGAGTTGCTTTCGTATCTTGAGAAGGAATTCGTGGAGTCGAAGTATGACCTCAAACAACTCTTCCGCGTAATCCTAAATTCGCGGACCTATCAACAATCCCCGATATCGCGAAGTACCTCGCCCGAAGCCGAAGCACTTTTCGCACACTACATGGTGAGGCGCATTGACGCGGAAGTCGTGGCGGACGCTCTGAATTGGATATGCGGTTCGGGCGAGGAATACCAGAGTTTGATCCCCGAGCCATACACAAACATCCCGGAAGAGCTGCGGACTATTGCGTTAGCCGACGCGAGCATTACGAGTCCTATGCTTGAGGTGTTCGGGCGTTCTCCACGGGATACTGGTCTGGAATCGGAACGGGACAATCAACCCAGCGACCGGTTGTGTCTGCATATGCTGAATTCGACTCACATACAGCGAAAGATCATGACGAGTTCGCGCATACGGCAATTGGTGGCAACGTCGAAGGGCGATAGCCGGGAAGCCATCAGGACGGTGTACTTGACAGTACTTTCGCGCTACCCCACAGACGCCGAAATTGCGACAGTCATTGATTACGCCTGGGACCAGGGCGGCAAAGCGGACCAGACTGCCCTCGACCTCGTGTGGGCGCTCGTGAACAGCAAAGAGTTTCTTTACAGGCATTGA